A region from the Halomarina litorea genome encodes:
- a CDS encoding DUF5804 family protein: MTRVCLVGTEDCDLRYELLSRETARDALATYTLDRPFENSVCVDTISLGAAVALLNDLNWYLVRFVETALVLEPSVSEGEWLSRRLATAVREGEVSPAESDRYLTVYGVERVDDPGDADDGGDADSEPPPTGRTATRRLVEPMYVARTGRQLPEYDLRDVEETLVVRVTEDEFGG; this comes from the coding sequence ATGACGCGGGTCTGTCTCGTCGGCACCGAGGACTGCGACCTCAGATACGAGTTGCTCTCCCGGGAGACGGCCCGCGACGCGCTGGCGACGTACACGCTCGACCGACCCTTCGAGAACAGCGTCTGCGTCGACACCATCAGCCTCGGGGCGGCCGTCGCCCTGCTCAACGACCTCAACTGGTACCTCGTGCGGTTCGTCGAGACGGCGCTGGTCCTCGAACCGTCCGTCAGCGAGGGCGAGTGGCTCTCCCGCAGACTCGCGACGGCCGTCCGCGAGGGGGAGGTGTCCCCGGCGGAGTCCGACCGCTACCTGACGGTGTACGGCGTCGAGCGAGTCGACGACCCCGGGGACGCCGATGACGGCGGGGACGCCGACTCGGAGCCGCCCCCGACTGGTCGGACCGCGACGCGGCGACTCGTCGAACCGATGTACGTCGCCCGAACGGGGCGACAGCTCCCGGAGTACGACCTGCGAGACGTCGAGGAGACGCTGGTGGTGCGCGTCACGGAAGACGAGTTCGGCGGCTGA
- a CDS encoding transcription initiation factor IIB family protein yields MYRARDQVENEQWLADLDRAADRLELASSARSRAVDLFLSTVPESERSKKPSLAASLYVGALIEGDRRSQGDVADAVGVSRLSVQQRWKGLIEEAGLKRPGW; encoded by the coding sequence ATGTACCGCGCCCGTGACCAGGTCGAGAACGAGCAGTGGCTCGCCGACCTCGACCGGGCGGCCGACCGCCTCGAACTGGCGTCTTCGGCTCGCTCGCGAGCGGTCGACCTGTTCCTCTCGACGGTCCCCGAATCCGAACGCTCGAAGAAACCCTCCCTCGCGGCCAGCCTCTACGTCGGCGCGCTCATCGAGGGCGACCGACGCTCGCAGGGCGACGTGGCCGACGCCGTCGGCGTCTCCAGACTCTCTGTCCAGCAACGCTGGAAGGGCCTCATCGAGGAGGCGGGGCTGAAACGACCCGGCTGGTAG
- a CDS encoding DUF7344 domain-containing protein → MRLSDTDITDSSAETDRLLRAIADEDRRGVLEHLCAADGPVDVTDLAEVLVDHDASSRASGPDDPETAAAATVLHCHLPALETASLVRFDAEASVAEATVDPADLDAVTSQVPDVGADGRGDGDGDEA, encoded by the coding sequence ATGAGACTCAGTGACACAGACATCACCGATTCGTCCGCCGAGACTGACCGCCTCCTGCGGGCGATTGCAGACGAGGACCGCCGGGGCGTCCTCGAACACCTCTGTGCGGCCGACGGACCGGTCGACGTCACGGACCTCGCCGAGGTCCTCGTCGACCACGATGCCTCCTCGCGGGCCAGCGGGCCGGACGACCCCGAGACGGCCGCGGCCGCCACGGTCCTCCACTGCCACCTGCCGGCACTCGAAACCGCGTCACTCGTGCGCTTCGACGCCGAGGCGTCGGTCGCGGAGGCGACGGTCGACCCCGCCGACCTCGACGCGGTCACCTCGCAGGTCCCCGACGTCGGAGCAGACGGACGTGGAGACGGGGACGGCGACGAGGCGTAG
- a CDS encoding DUF7344 domain-containing protein, translating to MIVCNTQCQVMAMINQSLSEASPPERERELDNVFSALSNHRRRYVLSDLVRHFHPVPVHDLVARLAAWERGESTTDETHRLVHADLEENHLPAMAEAGLVEYSPTGALVLTTDGMRAERVRRACGKALDRPAWE from the coding sequence TTGATTGTCTGTAACACGCAGTGTCAGGTGATGGCGATGATCAACCAGTCTCTGAGCGAAGCATCTCCGCCCGAGCGAGAGCGCGAACTCGACAACGTCTTCTCGGCGCTCTCGAACCACCGGCGTCGGTACGTCCTCTCCGACCTCGTCCGGCACTTCCACCCGGTGCCGGTCCACGACCTCGTGGCACGACTGGCCGCGTGGGAGCGAGGGGAGTCCACCACCGACGAGACCCACCGCCTCGTCCACGCCGACCTGGAAGAGAACCACCTCCCGGCGATGGCCGAGGCAGGACTCGTCGAGTACTCGCCGACCGGCGCACTCGTCCTCACCACCGACGGCATGCGCGCAGAGCGCGTCCGACGGGCGTGCGGCAAGGCGCTCGACCGACCCGCCTGGGAGTAG
- a CDS encoding glutamate--cysteine ligase — protein MELGSADAFDRMGTLGIEEEFFVVDGEGRPTAGTDELVYGSDPPDLLVDRLDHELFKFVVETQTPLIERPGDARDALLDVRAALVDHAADHGLGIAAAGLHPAAKWRELDHAEKPRYRTQLERIQYPQHRNTTAGLHVHVGVDDAEKATWVANELRWHLPVVLALSANSPFWNGFDTGLASARAKIFEALPNTGMPTTFTSFADYQRLERLMVETESISDRGELWYDVRPHTGHGTVEVRTPDAQTDPDRVLAFVEYVHALVVDYAERYEDCSDPWADRNTDGHRRETLDENKWRATRWGREASFIDRECESTVDLATVVDREADRLGVTGIREVYDAESGTAIQRRLREEVGLDALCSHLRL, from the coding sequence ATGGAACTGGGGTCCGCCGACGCGTTCGACCGGATGGGGACGCTCGGCATCGAGGAGGAGTTCTTCGTCGTCGACGGGGAGGGTCGCCCCACCGCCGGTACGGACGAACTCGTGTACGGGTCGGACCCCCCCGACCTGCTGGTCGACCGGTTGGACCACGAACTGTTCAAGTTCGTCGTCGAGACGCAGACGCCCCTCATCGAGCGACCCGGCGACGCCCGCGACGCGTTGCTGGACGTGCGGGCGGCGCTGGTCGACCACGCGGCGGACCACGGCCTCGGCATCGCCGCCGCGGGCCTCCACCCCGCGGCGAAGTGGCGCGAACTCGACCACGCCGAGAAGCCCCGCTACCGGACCCAACTGGAGCGCATCCAGTACCCCCAGCACCGCAACACGACCGCGGGCCTCCACGTCCACGTCGGCGTGGACGACGCCGAGAAGGCGACGTGGGTGGCGAACGAACTCCGGTGGCACCTGCCGGTCGTGCTCGCGCTGTCGGCGAACTCGCCGTTCTGGAACGGCTTCGACACGGGGCTGGCGTCGGCGCGCGCCAAGATATTCGAGGCGCTCCCGAACACCGGGATGCCGACGACGTTCACCTCCTTCGCGGACTACCAGCGCCTCGAACGCCTGATGGTGGAGACGGAGTCCATCAGCGACCGGGGTGAACTCTGGTACGACGTGCGCCCGCACACCGGCCACGGAACCGTCGAGGTGCGCACGCCGGACGCCCAGACCGACCCCGACCGGGTGCTCGCGTTCGTCGAGTACGTCCACGCGCTGGTCGTCGACTACGCCGAACGCTACGAGGACTGTTCGGACCCGTGGGCCGACCGGAACACCGACGGCCACCGGCGCGAGACGCTCGACGAGAACAAGTGGCGGGCGACCCGGTGGGGCCGGGAGGCGTCGTTCATCGACCGCGAGTGCGAGTCGACGGTCGACCTCGCTACCGTCGTCGACCGGGAGGCCGACCGCCTCGGCGTCACCGGAATCCGCGAGGTGTACGACGCGGAGAGCGGCACCGCGATACAGCGCCGTCTGCGCGAGGAGGTAGGTCTCGACGCGCTCTGTTCGCACCTGCGACTCTGA
- a CDS encoding winged helix-turn-helix domain-containing protein encodes MSTDETPDDLGEDTESPDQRSVRDRLEAETDRAVESLDDGLVDLLAWVLDTETRARIYIYLRENPAATSNEIAEGTGLYPSTVREALAELNGEGKVTRSKRESSGAGNNPYEYVAIPPGDLVADIVGEIQEELNTVFNLDDRLADRTSEERPVRITVERPVENAAESDDD; translated from the coding sequence ATGTCCACGGACGAAACACCCGACGACCTCGGTGAGGACACCGAGAGCCCAGACCAGCGGTCGGTCCGTGACCGACTCGAAGCCGAGACCGACCGGGCGGTCGAGAGCCTCGACGACGGTCTCGTCGACCTGCTCGCGTGGGTCCTCGACACCGAGACCCGTGCTCGCATCTACATCTACCTCCGTGAGAATCCCGCCGCGACGAGCAACGAGATCGCCGAGGGGACCGGCCTCTACCCGAGTACGGTCCGGGAAGCGCTCGCCGAACTGAACGGCGAGGGGAAAGTCACCCGGAGCAAGCGCGAGTCCAGCGGTGCTGGGAACAACCCCTACGAGTACGTCGCCATCCCGCCGGGCGACCTCGTCGCGGACATCGTCGGGGAGATTCAAGAGGAACTGAACACGGTGTTCAACCTCGACGACCGCCTCGCCGACCGGACGAGCGAGGAGCGCCCGGTCAGAATCACGGTCGAACGCCCCGTCGAGAACGCGGCGGAGTCGGACGACGACTGA
- a CDS encoding ester cyclase: protein MSSRHSPTSTDAAVDIARRFAEEVWNGREYTAIPELVHRDYVLHDPAAPDPIRGRDALERHIRDSVRAFPDLHVEPRLGLGEGETVMTYYTTTGTFDGAYGPLSPTGRRVAVDGTAVIRYEDGKMREEHLYYDTADFRKQLGVTGLGFLRQVPSIARWTLRTVRARLFG, encoded by the coding sequence ATGAGTTCGCGACACTCACCCACCAGCACCGACGCCGCAGTCGATATCGCCCGCCGGTTCGCCGAGGAGGTGTGGAACGGGCGCGAGTACACCGCCATCCCCGAACTGGTCCACCGCGACTACGTCCTCCACGACCCGGCGGCCCCGGACCCGATTCGCGGCCGTGACGCGCTGGAACGGCACATCCGTGACTCGGTCCGAGCGTTCCCGGACCTCCACGTCGAACCCCGCCTCGGTCTGGGCGAGGGGGAGACGGTGATGACGTACTACACGACGACGGGCACCTTCGACGGTGCGTACGGCCCGCTCTCGCCGACCGGTCGCCGCGTCGCCGTAGACGGCACCGCGGTGATTCGCTACGAGGACGGGAAGATGCGCGAGGAACACCTCTACTACGACACGGCCGACTTCAGGAAGCAACTGGGCGTGACGGGGCTGGGGTTCCTCCGACAGGTCCCGAGTATCGCCCGGTGGACGCTTCGAACCGTCCGCGCCCGCCTGTTCGGGTGA
- a CDS encoding methionine adenosyltransferase has translation MTDRNIRVEPMAGLAVEDQEVEIVERKGLGHPDSICDGIAEHVSQALARAYLDRVGQVLHYNTDETQLVAGSSAPAFGGGETTEPVYLLIVGRATKEYEGTRIPTETIALRAAREYFGEHFPELDFGTDIVVDVRLGEGSGDLKGVFGEGGARVPMANDTSFGVGHAPLTETEEIVLNTERSLNGEYAADHPELGQDIKVMGKREGDHIDVTVAAAMVDSYVADLAEYREAVESVREYVAGLATDYTDRDVAVHVNTADDYDEGAIYLTTTGTSAEQGDDGSVGRGNRANGLITPNRSMSMEATSGKNPVNHIGKIYNLLSTHIAEAVVSEVTGIREIRIRLLSQIGQPIDDPHVADATLVTEEGVTVADIEDEVSAIIDRELADVTGITERVIEGELTTF, from the coding sequence ATGACCGACCGGAACATCCGCGTGGAGCCGATGGCGGGCCTCGCCGTCGAGGACCAGGAGGTAGAGATCGTCGAACGAAAGGGGCTGGGCCATCCCGACTCCATCTGCGACGGCATCGCCGAACACGTCTCGCAGGCGCTCGCCCGCGCGTACCTCGACCGCGTGGGGCAGGTGCTGCACTACAACACCGACGAGACGCAACTCGTCGCCGGGTCGTCCGCCCCGGCGTTCGGCGGTGGCGAGACGACCGAACCCGTCTACCTCCTCATCGTCGGCCGCGCCACGAAGGAGTACGAGGGGACGCGCATCCCCACGGAGACCATCGCGCTCCGGGCGGCCCGCGAGTACTTCGGCGAGCACTTCCCCGAACTCGACTTCGGGACGGACATCGTCGTGGACGTCCGCCTCGGCGAGGGCAGCGGCGACCTGAAGGGCGTCTTCGGCGAGGGCGGCGCGCGCGTCCCCATGGCCAACGACACCTCCTTCGGCGTCGGCCACGCCCCCCTCACGGAAACCGAAGAGATCGTCCTCAACACCGAGCGCAGCCTCAACGGCGAGTACGCCGCTGACCACCCCGAACTCGGGCAGGACATCAAGGTGATGGGCAAGCGCGAGGGCGACCACATCGACGTGACCGTCGCGGCCGCCATGGTGGACTCGTACGTCGCCGACCTCGCGGAGTACCGCGAGGCCGTCGAGTCCGTCCGCGAGTACGTCGCCGGCCTCGCGACGGACTACACCGACCGGGACGTCGCCGTCCACGTCAACACCGCCGACGACTACGACGAGGGGGCCATCTACCTGACCACGACCGGCACGTCCGCCGAACAGGGCGACGACGGCTCGGTCGGGCGCGGGAACCGCGCCAACGGTCTCATCACGCCCAACCGCTCGATGAGCATGGAGGCAACCAGCGGGAAGAACCCCGTCAACCACATCGGGAAGATCTACAACCTGCTCTCGACGCACATCGCCGAGGCCGTCGTGAGCGAGGTGACGGGCATCCGCGAGATTCGCATCCGCCTCCTGAGTCAGATCGGCCAGCCCATCGACGACCCGCACGTCGCGGACGCCACCCTCGTCACCGAGGAGGGCGTCACCGTCGCCGACATCGAGGACGAGGTGTCCGCCATCATCGACCGCGAACTCGCGGACGTGACGGGCATCACCGAGCGCGTCATCGAGGGCGAACTCACGACCTTCTGA
- a CDS encoding HalOD1 output domain-containing protein — MGLNDDGVPSETDGRSPIRSEEFRPGATDPLHVVTDLLASELESSPLELNPPLGRVVDWDAVVTLLGRSGETGTVEFVRFTYGDYEVEIRGSGSVFLFQNSE; from the coding sequence ATGGGTTTGAACGACGACGGAGTGCCGTCGGAGACGGACGGCCGTTCGCCGATTCGGTCGGAGGAGTTCCGGCCGGGAGCGACGGACCCGCTACACGTCGTCACCGACCTCCTCGCGAGCGAACTCGAGTCGTCGCCGCTCGAGTTGAACCCGCCGCTCGGTCGGGTGGTCGACTGGGACGCCGTCGTCACGCTGCTCGGCCGGTCGGGCGAGACCGGCACCGTCGAGTTCGTCCGGTTCACCTACGGCGACTACGAGGTGGAGATTCGCGGGTCCGGGTCGGTCTTCCTGTTCCAGAACTCGGAGTGA
- a CDS encoding mechanosensitive ion channel domain-containing protein, with amino-acid sequence MQVSRFAQDVLRFVSDSLAPLLVLVVGLIAGFLVGRFVRRLMVTIGLPRAVEGTTFERTAQRLGTSTVSFIATLVTLFIYLATIAAALELAGLLETRLSLIAFAGYLPQVFAAVLIVIVGLVAGDKAEVATRERLESVKLTEVNVLPLAVKYSVYYIAALIALAELGLAIGALLVLLGGYLFAVVVFGGLALKDVLAAGASGVYLLLTQPYGIGDEVRVDGHRGIVQEVDVFVTTIESDTEEFVLPNHLVFRSGIVRYR; translated from the coding sequence ATGCAGGTCAGCAGGTTCGCACAGGACGTCCTGCGGTTCGTCTCTGACTCGCTCGCGCCCCTGCTGGTCCTCGTCGTCGGCCTCATCGCCGGCTTCCTCGTCGGGCGCTTCGTGCGCCGACTGATGGTCACCATCGGCCTCCCGCGCGCCGTCGAGGGGACGACGTTCGAGCGCACCGCCCAGCGACTCGGCACCTCGACGGTGAGCTTCATCGCCACGCTCGTCACCCTGTTCATCTACCTCGCGACCATCGCGGCGGCCCTCGAACTCGCCGGTCTGCTGGAGACGCGCCTCTCGCTCATCGCCTTCGCGGGCTACCTCCCGCAGGTGTTCGCCGCCGTCCTCATCGTCATCGTCGGCCTCGTCGCCGGCGACAAGGCGGAGGTGGCGACCCGCGAGCGACTGGAGAGCGTCAAGCTCACCGAGGTGAACGTCCTCCCCCTCGCCGTCAAGTACAGCGTCTACTACATCGCGGCGCTCATCGCCCTCGCGGAACTGGGCCTCGCCATCGGCGCGTTGCTCGTCCTCCTCGGGGGGTACCTCTTCGCCGTCGTCGTCTTCGGCGGCCTCGCGCTGAAGGACGTCCTCGCCGCCGGCGCGTCGGGCGTCTACCTCCTGCTCACCCAGCCCTACGGCATCGGCGACGAGGTGCGCGTCGACGGCCACCGGGGCATCGTTCAGGAGGTGGACGTGTTCGTCACGACCATCGAGAGCGACACCGAGGAGTTCGTCCTCCCCAACCACCTCGTCTTCCGGTCGGGTATCGTCCGCTACCGCTGA
- a CDS encoding DUF7385 family protein: MDDDEFDELVASLTPTSTVGTVRTYRNTVSVACPACDRPFDDLVVCGGEYDSLELDRLLDLCVGAHEGDVLLFTHKN; this comes from the coding sequence ATGGACGACGACGAATTCGACGAACTCGTCGCCTCGCTCACTCCCACCTCGACGGTCGGGACCGTGCGGACCTACCGCAACACGGTGAGCGTGGCCTGTCCCGCCTGCGACCGCCCGTTCGACGACCTCGTCGTCTGCGGCGGGGAGTACGACAGCCTCGAACTCGACCGCCTCCTCGACCTCTGTGTCGGCGCACACGAGGGGGACGTGTTGCTGTTCACGCACAAGAACTGA
- the dacZ gene encoding diadenylate cyclase DacZ, producing the protein MSALGDLLEDIIEGVDAVFLFSPTTSYYERFVELEDIPVVVVAPDNAVGAERHVELPLDFADVKERIRFGIEGGIDHDYIDDGAIVACATRLFDDSVDTVTRVNAGEFARSGVYGLFVASRADPGVIRDVLDVTIELGKKGQKGKQVGALFVVGDAGKVMNKSRSLSYNPFEKSHVHVGDPIVNVMLKEFSRLDGAFVISDSGKIVSAYRYLEPSAEGTDIPKGLGARHMAAAAITRDTNAIAIVLSESDGLVRAFTGGELILELDPEDY; encoded by the coding sequence ATGTCTGCTCTGGGGGATTTGCTCGAGGATATCATCGAGGGGGTCGACGCCGTGTTTCTCTTCTCGCCGACCACCTCCTACTACGAGCGGTTCGTGGAACTGGAGGACATTCCGGTGGTGGTCGTCGCCCCCGACAACGCCGTCGGCGCGGAACGACACGTCGAACTCCCCCTCGACTTCGCGGATGTGAAAGAGCGCATCCGCTTTGGCATCGAGGGCGGCATCGACCACGACTACATCGACGACGGGGCCATCGTCGCCTGCGCCACGCGCCTGTTCGACGACAGCGTCGACACCGTCACGCGCGTCAACGCCGGGGAGTTCGCCCGTTCGGGCGTCTACGGCCTGTTCGTCGCCTCGCGTGCGGACCCCGGCGTCATCCGGGACGTCCTCGACGTGACCATCGAACTGGGTAAGAAGGGCCAGAAGGGCAAGCAGGTGGGCGCGCTGTTCGTCGTCGGCGACGCGGGCAAGGTGATGAACAAGTCCCGGTCGCTGTCGTACAACCCCTTCGAGAAGTCCCACGTCCACGTCGGCGACCCCATCGTGAACGTGATGCTGAAGGAGTTCTCTCGCCTCGACGGCGCGTTCGTCATCTCGGACTCGGGCAAGATCGTCAGCGCCTACCGCTACCTCGAACCCTCCGCGGAGGGCACCGACATCCCGAAGGGCCTCGGCGCTCGCCACATGGCGGCGGCCGCCATCACGCGCGATACGAACGCCATCGCCATCGTCCTCTCGGAGAGCGACGGCCTCGTGCGGGCGTTCACGGGCGGGGAACTCATCCTCGAACTGGACCCGGAGGACTACTGA
- a CDS encoding acyltransferase: MTDDIDGGGRHARTTSHPTPGPRNSLWHWPEAKSLGRIVFNYLLVLVARLAPFLRVKNWALRRLGVTVGEGVSWGLEATPDVFWPELVVLRDHCIVGYDATLLCHEFLQEEYRTGEVVVGERAMVGAGAIVLPGVHIGEGARVAANSLVAADVPAHTTVAGVPAREVSRVEGPDD, encoded by the coding sequence GTGACCGACGACATCGACGGCGGTGGCCGCCACGCCCGGACCACCAGCCACCCCACGCCCGGCCCGCGCAACTCGCTGTGGCACTGGCCCGAGGCGAAGTCCCTCGGGCGCATCGTGTTCAACTACCTGCTGGTCCTCGTCGCCCGCCTCGCGCCCTTCCTCCGGGTGAAGAACTGGGCGCTCCGGCGACTGGGCGTCACCGTCGGTGAGGGCGTCTCGTGGGGCTTGGAGGCGACGCCGGACGTGTTCTGGCCGGAGTTAGTAGTACTGAGAGACCACTGCATCGTCGGCTACGACGCGACCCTCCTCTGTCACGAGTTCCTGCAAGAGGAGTACCGGACGGGGGAGGTGGTGGTCGGCGAACGCGCGATGGTCGGCGCGGGGGCCATCGTCCTCCCCGGCGTCCACATCGGCGAGGGGGCGCGGGTGGCCGCGAACTCGCTCGTGGCGGCGGACGTGCCGGCACACACGACGGTGGCGGGGGTGCCCGCACGGGAGGTTTCGCGGGTCGAAGGACCCGACGACTGA
- a CDS encoding phosphopantetheine adenylyltransferase — MQVALGGTFDPVHDGHRALFERAFELGDVTVGLTSDDLAPKTRNEARAVVPFERRKERLESELRPIAERHGREFEVRRLDEPTGIATEPQFDYLIVSPETVEGAQRVNDIREESGADPLEIVVVNHVPAEDGDRISSTRIVRGEIDEHGNLTPEATGRPSPGGN; from the coding sequence ATGCAAGTCGCGCTCGGGGGGACGTTCGACCCGGTGCACGACGGTCATCGGGCACTGTTCGAGCGAGCGTTCGAACTCGGAGACGTCACGGTCGGACTGACGAGCGACGACCTCGCGCCGAAGACGCGCAACGAGGCGCGTGCGGTCGTTCCCTTCGAGCGACGCAAGGAACGCCTCGAGTCCGAACTCCGGCCCATCGCGGAGCGACACGGCCGCGAGTTCGAGGTCCGTCGACTGGACGAACCGACCGGCATCGCCACGGAACCCCAGTTCGACTACCTCATCGTCTCGCCCGAAACCGTCGAGGGAGCACAGCGAGTGAACGACATCCGCGAGGAGAGCGGGGCCGACCCTCTCGAAATCGTCGTCGTCAATCACGTCCCCGCCGAGGACGGGGACCGCATCTCCTCGACGCGCATCGTCCGCGGCGAGATAGACGAACACGGCAATCTCACGCCCGAGGCCACCGGCCGCCCCTCGCCCGGCGGGAACTGA
- a CDS encoding alpha/beta fold hydrolase, with amino-acid sequence MSATPAVDRRSVVLGNGIDCRLHYRVATPREDTEGTPVVLLHGGGIDEASLSWRDVLRPLAAETGRRVYALDWPGYGGSDPPTDDPTTEYYIGVLDAFLDSVGVDRCALVGISMGGGVAIGSALATPGRVTRLVAVDSYGLGGTVPGGPLGALFTRLPFAALAWRALRRSRLAASLAVRGIVGPGNATPELVADLRRALDRPDAGRAFEGFQRSEVGIGGLRTNYLDRLPALSTPTLFVHGEHDPLVPVSWAVRATVLAPDATLRVLGGCGHWPPREAPDRFLGCVVPFLGE; translated from the coding sequence ATGTCCGCGACCCCCGCCGTCGACCGCCGGTCCGTCGTCCTCGGCAACGGCATCGACTGCCGCCTGCACTACCGCGTGGCGACGCCCCGCGAGGATACCGAGGGCACGCCGGTCGTCCTCCTGCACGGCGGCGGCATCGACGAGGCGTCCCTCTCGTGGCGAGACGTCCTGCGCCCGCTGGCCGCCGAAACGGGCCGGCGAGTCTACGCCCTCGACTGGCCCGGCTACGGCGGGAGCGACCCGCCCACCGACGACCCGACGACCGAGTACTACATCGGCGTCCTCGACGCGTTCCTCGACTCGGTGGGCGTCGACCGCTGTGCGCTGGTCGGCATCTCGATGGGCGGCGGCGTGGCCATCGGGTCCGCGCTGGCGACCCCCGGCCGGGTGACGCGCCTCGTCGCCGTCGACAGCTACGGGCTGGGCGGGACGGTCCCGGGCGGTCCGCTGGGTGCGCTGTTCACTCGCCTCCCGTTCGCCGCACTCGCCTGGCGCGCCCTCCGCCGGAGTCGGCTGGCGGCTTCCCTCGCCGTCCGGGGAATCGTCGGCCCGGGCAACGCGACGCCCGAACTCGTCGCGGACCTGCGGCGGGCGCTCGACAGGCCCGACGCGGGGCGGGCGTTCGAGGGGTTCCAGCGCAGCGAGGTGGGGATCGGCGGACTGCGGACGAACTACCTCGACCGCCTCCCAGCGCTCTCGACGCCGACGCTGTTCGTCCACGGCGAGCACGACCCGCTGGTCCCCGTCTCGTGGGCGGTGCGCGCGACGGTGCTGGCTCCCGACGCCACCCTCCGCGTCCTCGGGGGGTGCGGCCACTGGCCGCCGCGGGAGGCACCCGACCGGTTCCTCGGGTGTGTCGTCCCCTTCCTCGGCGAGTGA